From Humisphaera borealis, the proteins below share one genomic window:
- a CDS encoding glutaredoxin family protein, which translates to MLHAIKIYGLPTCKQTARAVATLEAMGVGFDYFDLSLDRHAAAWVRWKNGDIQTPTIMVGMRVLANPSLRDLQAALGSEAA; encoded by the coding sequence ATGCTGCATGCGATCAAGATCTACGGGTTGCCCACGTGTAAGCAGACGGCCCGCGCGGTGGCGACACTGGAGGCGATGGGCGTGGGGTTCGACTACTTCGATCTGTCGCTGGACCGTCACGCCGCCGCGTGGGTGAGGTGGAAGAACGGCGACATCCAGACGCCGACCATCATGGTGGGGATGCGGGTGCTGGCCAACCCGAGCCTGAGGGATCTTCAGGCAGCCCTCGGCAGCGAGGCGGCGTAA
- a CDS encoding peptidylprolyl isomerase, whose amino-acid sequence MLDGLADDGPQPTDAELHAHYEANIKAFMTTEEVRASHILKNPQGERQKAAYDEMRDIRRQLLAGADFLEMAKQHSEKAEDSIDLGFFKQGELAPEFEAVAFSLNLNEISPIFVTQYGMHVITVTERKPATPRPFDEIREEVRQHWREQKRNDKTRELVERLKVDAKIELIDAEAEAAAAMS is encoded by the coding sequence ATGCTCGACGGCCTGGCCGACGACGGCCCCCAGCCGACCGACGCCGAGCTGCACGCGCACTACGAGGCGAACATCAAGGCGTTCATGACAACGGAAGAGGTTCGCGCCTCGCACATTCTCAAGAACCCGCAAGGCGAGCGTCAAAAGGCGGCGTACGACGAAATGCGCGACATCCGCCGACAACTTCTGGCAGGTGCCGATTTCCTTGAGATGGCCAAGCAGCATTCGGAGAAGGCCGAGGATTCGATCGACCTCGGCTTCTTCAAGCAGGGGGAGTTGGCGCCGGAGTTTGAGGCGGTCGCGTTCTCACTCAACCTGAACGAGATCAGCCCGATCTTCGTTACGCAGTACGGCATGCACGTGATTACCGTGACCGAGCGCAAGCCGGCGACGCCCAGGCCGTTCGACGAGATCCGCGAAGAAGTCCGCCAGCACTGGCGCGAGCAGAAGCGCAACGACAAGACGCGCGAGCTGGTGGAGCGATTGAAGGTGGACGCGAAGATCGAATTGATCGACGCCGAGGCAGAGGCGGCGGCGGCGATGTCGTGA
- a CDS encoding sigma-54-dependent transcriptional regulator, which translates to MTTKPRLLILDEDRIILQSLGQFLRREGYEVRTTDVPDNAMGVLESNQVEVFLADINIPGIKPADFLRDMRRRFPHVVVVVITSYGSIEGAVEATKIGAFDYLTKPIVDEEIRVVVEKAARQQSLLFENQSLKQQLDMRFGLGNVVGHDHKMLKIFDLVGAVADSRTTALITGESGTGKSLIARAIHQQSPRKDKPFIEVSCGALPETLLESELFGHVKGAFTGAISDKPGRFLSADGGTLFLDEINSASPMMQVKLLRMLQERTFEPVGSSESKTVDVRVVLATNVDLALLVADQKFRQDLYYRINVVNVKLPPLRDRLGDITLLATHFLRRFCQETGREVIGFSEPALSAMHRYTWPGNVRELENAIERAVVLSRRPQIDLEDLPETVQGMAIVPAMQVAGGGQPGDGYDTIVLQRPMPLEQALEIPERHIIEAALKRNHWNRQATAAELAINRTTLYKKMRKFGMLGVGEVA; encoded by the coding sequence ATGACCACCAAACCCCGCCTGCTCATTCTCGACGAGGATCGCATCATCCTTCAGTCGCTCGGCCAGTTCCTCCGCCGCGAGGGATACGAGGTCCGCACGACCGATGTCCCCGACAACGCAATGGGCGTGCTGGAATCGAACCAGGTCGAAGTCTTCCTGGCCGACATCAACATTCCCGGCATCAAGCCGGCCGACTTCCTGCGCGATATGCGGCGGCGGTTCCCGCATGTGGTCGTGGTCGTCATCACCAGCTATGGCTCGATCGAAGGTGCCGTCGAAGCCACGAAAATCGGCGCATTCGATTACCTGACCAAGCCGATCGTCGATGAAGAGATCCGCGTCGTCGTCGAGAAAGCCGCCCGGCAACAGTCGCTGCTGTTCGAAAACCAGTCGCTGAAACAGCAGCTCGACATGCGGTTCGGGCTTGGCAATGTCGTCGGCCACGACCACAAGATGCTCAAGATTTTCGACCTGGTCGGCGCCGTCGCCGACAGCCGGACGACGGCACTGATCACCGGCGAGAGCGGCACGGGCAAATCGCTGATCGCGCGGGCAATCCACCAGCAGTCGCCGCGGAAAGATAAGCCGTTCATCGAAGTCTCCTGCGGTGCGCTGCCGGAAACGCTGCTGGAGAGCGAACTGTTTGGCCACGTGAAGGGCGCGTTCACCGGTGCGATCTCCGACAAGCCCGGCCGGTTTCTGTCGGCCGACGGCGGCACGCTCTTCCTCGACGAAATCAACTCCGCCAGCCCGATGATGCAGGTCAAGCTCCTTCGCATGCTGCAGGAGCGCACGTTCGAGCCGGTCGGCAGTTCAGAAAGCAAGACGGTCGACGTTCGCGTGGTGCTGGCGACAAATGTCGATCTGGCGCTGCTCGTCGCCGATCAAAAGTTCCGCCAGGACCTCTACTATCGAATTAACGTGGTCAACGTGAAGCTGCCGCCGCTACGCGACCGGCTCGGCGACATCACGCTGCTGGCGACGCACTTTCTTCGGCGCTTCTGCCAGGAGACCGGGCGCGAGGTCATCGGCTTCAGCGAGCCGGCGCTGTCGGCGATGCACCGCTACACCTGGCCGGGGAACGTGCGCGAGCTGGAAAACGCGATCGAACGCGCCGTAGTCCTGAGCCGTCGGCCGCAGATCGATCTGGAAGACCTGCCCGAAACCGTGCAGGGGATGGCGATCGTGCCGGCCATGCAGGTTGCCGGCGGCGGACAGCCTGGCGACGGCTACGACACCATCGTGCTGCAACGCCCCATGCCGCTCGAACAGGCCCTGGAAATCCCCGAGCGGCACATCATCGAAGCGGCCCTCAAACGCAATCACTGGAACCGCCAGGCAACCGCAGCCGAGCTGGCGATCAACCGGACGACGCTCTACAAGAAGATGCGCAAGTTCGGGATGCTGGGCGTGGGGGAAGTCGCGTAA
- the ald gene encoding alanine dehydrogenase — protein MRVGVPREVKADEYRIGMMPVGAEALVKAGHTVLVEAGAGVSSGFPDDDYVRAGATIVPTADDVFTADMIVKVKEPQPAEISRFRPGQIIFTYMHFAASKQLTQACMESEIVAIAYETITDKKGTLPLLTPMSEIAGKMSIQEGAKYLEKPMLGRGILLGGVPGVPPADVVILGAGVVGVNAAKIASGMGANVTLMDINLDRLRYLDDVMPANVTTIYSDLHTIRESLMKADLVVGAVLIPGAKAPRLVTREQLKLMKNGAVIVDVAIDQGGCVETARPTTHQQPTYVVDGVVHYCVTNMPGAVGRTSTIALCNATLPYALKIANKGYEAAAAEDPGLGQGINLVGGRVVNAAVAESLSLKAHPLTK, from the coding sequence ATGCGAGTCGGCGTACCCCGTGAAGTGAAGGCAGATGAATACCGCATCGGCATGATGCCCGTCGGCGCTGAAGCGCTCGTCAAGGCCGGGCACACGGTGCTTGTTGAGGCCGGGGCCGGCGTATCGTCCGGCTTTCCCGATGACGACTACGTCAGGGCCGGGGCGACCATCGTCCCGACCGCCGACGACGTCTTCACCGCGGACATGATCGTCAAGGTGAAGGAGCCGCAGCCGGCGGAGATTTCGCGGTTCCGGCCGGGGCAGATCATCTTCACCTACATGCACTTTGCCGCGAGCAAACAGCTCACGCAGGCGTGCATGGAGAGCGAGATCGTCGCGATCGCTTACGAGACGATCACCGACAAGAAGGGCACGCTGCCACTGCTCACACCGATGAGCGAAATCGCCGGCAAGATGAGCATCCAGGAAGGCGCAAAGTACCTCGAAAAGCCGATGCTCGGCCGCGGCATTCTGCTCGGCGGCGTGCCCGGCGTGCCGCCGGCCGATGTTGTCATTCTCGGCGCGGGTGTCGTCGGCGTGAACGCCGCCAAGATCGCGTCCGGCATGGGTGCCAATGTCACCCTGATGGACATCAACCTGGACCGCCTGCGCTACCTCGACGACGTCATGCCGGCCAACGTAACCACGATCTACTCCGACCTGCACACCATTCGCGAATCGCTGATGAAGGCCGATCTCGTTGTCGGTGCGGTGCTGATCCCTGGTGCCAAGGCACCTCGCCTGGTCACCCGGGAACAGCTCAAGCTCATGAAGAATGGCGCCGTGATCGTAGACGTGGCGATCGACCAGGGCGGCTGCGTCGAGACGGCCCGGCCGACGACCCACCAGCAGCCGACCTACGTCGTGGACGGCGTCGTCCACTATTGCGTGACGAACATGCCCGGCGCGGTCGGCCGAACGAGCACCATCGCGCTGTGCAACGCAACGCTGCCGTACGCATTAAAGATCGCGAACAAGGGATATGAAGCTGCCGCCGCCGAAGATCCGGGCCTTGGGCAGGGGATCAACCTCGTCGGCGGGCGCGTGGTGAACGCGGCGGTCGCCGAGTCTCTCAGCCTCAAGGCGCATCCGCTGACGAAATAA
- a CDS encoding PQQ-binding-like beta-propeller repeat protein produces MPPIPIKPIMFTVKHTSLLTLVLFTLITAITNVAAAADAPAAKPADWPRFLGPTRDGVVPQPLAWPAGGPKALWSVAVGNGWSGPVVVDGKAIIHHRQDRRSVLDCLDLATGKTIWSSGHDTDYVDGFGFDDGPRATPAVAGDRIYTFGAEGLASCFELATGKLVWLVDVVKTFRGGKGFFGFACSPLVEGNAVLLNVGGKGSGVVALDTATGKTLWTATDDEAGYSSPTAATIDGKRYAFVLTRSSLIALTPADGKVLWRYPFRARMEASVNAATPLVVGDEIFISSSYGVGGAVLKFGADKPTVVWANDESMSNHFSTCVVKDGYLYGLHGRQEQNVELRCVDWKTGKVVWSQDDFGTGAISLAGQTLLILGEKGELIAVEASPKAFKEIGRKQVTGFETRAYPAIAGGRLVARGKQKLVCVDLASP; encoded by the coding sequence TTGCCGCCGATTCCCATCAAGCCGATCATGTTCACCGTGAAGCACACCTCCCTGCTGACATTGGTTCTGTTCACTCTCATCACTGCGATCACTAATGTGGCAGCGGCCGCCGACGCCCCGGCTGCCAAACCGGCCGACTGGCCGCGCTTCCTCGGCCCGACGCGCGACGGCGTCGTTCCACAGCCGCTCGCGTGGCCGGCCGGCGGACCGAAGGCCCTCTGGTCAGTCGCCGTCGGTAACGGCTGGTCGGGGCCGGTCGTCGTCGACGGCAAGGCGATCATCCACCACCGCCAGGACCGCCGATCCGTCCTCGACTGCCTCGACCTCGCCACCGGCAAGACGATCTGGTCCAGCGGACACGACACCGACTACGTCGACGGCTTTGGCTTCGATGACGGCCCCCGCGCCACCCCCGCCGTTGCAGGCGATCGCATTTACACCTTCGGCGCCGAGGGCCTGGCCAGTTGCTTCGAACTCGCCACCGGCAAACTCGTCTGGTTGGTCGACGTCGTGAAGACCTTTCGCGGCGGCAAGGGGTTCTTCGGCTTCGCCTGCTCCCCCCTCGTCGAAGGCAATGCCGTCCTCCTGAACGTCGGCGGCAAAGGCTCCGGCGTTGTCGCGCTCGATACCGCCACCGGCAAAACACTCTGGACCGCGACCGACGACGAAGCCGGCTACAGCTCCCCGACCGCGGCGACCATCGACGGCAAGCGCTACGCGTTCGTCCTCACCCGTTCCAGCCTGATCGCACTCACACCGGCCGACGGCAAGGTGCTCTGGCGATACCCTTTCCGGGCGCGGATGGAAGCCTCGGTCAACGCCGCCACGCCCCTGGTCGTCGGCGACGAGATCTTTATCTCGTCGAGCTACGGCGTCGGCGGCGCGGTGCTGAAGTTCGGTGCGGACAAGCCGACTGTGGTCTGGGCCAACGACGAATCGATGTCTAACCACTTCTCTACCTGCGTCGTGAAGGACGGCTACCTCTACGGCCTGCACGGGCGACAGGAACAGAACGTCGAGCTCCGCTGCGTCGATTGGAAAACCGGCAAGGTCGTCTGGAGCCAGGACGACTTCGGCACCGGCGCGATCTCACTCGCCGGCCAGACCCTGCTGATCCTCGGCGAAAAGGGTGAGCTGATCGCGGTCGAAGCCTCCCCCAAGGCGTTCAAAGAGATCGGCCGCAAGCAGGTGACCGGTTTCGAAACCCGCGCCTACCCGGCGATCGCCGGCGGCAGGCTGGTCGCCCGGGGAAAGCAGAAACTGGTCTGCGTCGACCTCGCGTCGCCGTAG
- a CDS encoding PAS domain-containing protein: MARPSTELTGVETTFGADEIIVSKTDLKGRIEYANQVFLRVSGYTEAELLGQPHCILRHPRMPRIVFRLLWDTISTGQEVFAYVLNRCKNGDHYWVFAHVTPSFDESRRIVGYHSNRRLPDRRKLAQIEPIYDKLLQIESIEENPRAQMERSRPVLEKLLKSKAMSYPQFIFSL, encoded by the coding sequence ATGGCCAGACCTTCAACAGAACTGACCGGCGTCGAAACGACGTTCGGGGCGGACGAAATCATCGTCTCCAAGACAGACCTCAAGGGGCGCATCGAGTACGCGAACCAAGTGTTCTTGCGCGTGTCGGGCTACACCGAGGCCGAACTGCTGGGCCAGCCTCACTGCATTCTGAGGCACCCGCGGATGCCGCGAATCGTTTTCCGATTGCTGTGGGACACGATCAGCACCGGGCAGGAAGTTTTCGCGTACGTGCTGAATCGCTGCAAGAACGGGGACCACTATTGGGTGTTCGCCCACGTCACACCCAGCTTTGACGAATCGCGACGCATCGTGGGCTACCACTCCAACCGCCGACTTCCTGACCGCAGAAAGCTCGCGCAGATCGAACCCATCTACGACAAGCTGCTTCAAATCGAATCGATCGAAGAAAACCCGCGGGCGCAGATGGAGCGATCGCGACCCGTGCTGGAGAAGCTGCTGAAAAGCAAGGCCATGAGCTATCCGCAATTCATCTTCTCGCTCTGA
- a CDS encoding tetratricopeptide repeat protein — translation MSNASDRLTKLQAMLERQPGDTFTLYAIGLEYKKAGDHERAIEHLDKVIQFDPGYCYAYYQKGQILETVGDIDAAKTVYQAGIASARAKGDAHALSELQGALQMIE, via the coding sequence GTGAGCAACGCATCTGATCGATTGACCAAGCTGCAAGCCATGCTGGAACGCCAGCCCGGCGACACCTTCACGCTTTATGCGATCGGCCTGGAATACAAGAAAGCCGGCGACCACGAGCGAGCGATCGAACACCTCGACAAGGTCATCCAGTTTGATCCGGGGTATTGCTACGCCTACTACCAGAAGGGACAGATCCTGGAGACCGTCGGCGACATCGACGCCGCGAAGACGGTTTACCAGGCCGGCATCGCCTCGGCCCGGGCCAAGGGCGACGCGCACGCACTCAGCGAGCTGCAAGGTGCGCTTCAGATGATCGAATGA
- a CDS encoding methyl-accepting chemotaxis protein: MNDSNEQPQDVSYWIREALRVCHAASRGDLEQRITRIACDGEMGELLHAMNHLLDMTDAFVREATAALEHASRGEFYRRVLPEGMLGSFRQAAESINAATQQMDVKTRDLSAAEARRLQLADDFGQTRKTVETLAAASKQIGGFSKVIHSIASQTNLLALNATIESARVGEAGRGFAVVAGEVKRLARQTSDATAQIESQVRSIQAASKQTSDAVEKVCRTLSSQDNARVAA, from the coding sequence GTGAATGACTCCAATGAACAGCCGCAGGACGTGTCGTACTGGATTCGCGAAGCGCTGCGCGTCTGTCATGCCGCCAGCCGCGGCGACCTTGAACAGCGAATCACCCGCATTGCCTGTGACGGGGAGATGGGCGAGTTGTTGCACGCGATGAACCACCTGCTGGACATGACCGACGCGTTTGTTCGCGAAGCCACCGCCGCGCTGGAGCACGCCAGCCGGGGCGAGTTCTACCGCCGGGTGCTGCCCGAAGGGATGCTCGGTTCCTTCCGCCAGGCGGCCGAGTCCATCAACGCGGCGACGCAGCAGATGGACGTCAAAACCCGCGATCTGAGCGCGGCCGAGGCACGCCGATTGCAACTGGCCGACGATTTCGGCCAGACGAGGAAAACGGTCGAAACGCTTGCCGCCGCTTCGAAGCAGATCGGGGGATTTTCGAAGGTGATCCACTCTATTGCGAGCCAGACCAACCTGCTGGCGCTGAACGCGACGATTGAATCGGCCCGGGTCGGTGAGGCGGGCCGGGGCTTTGCCGTCGTCGCCGGTGAAGTCAAACGGCTGGCCCGCCAGACGTCCGACGCGACGGCCCAGATCGAGTCGCAGGTGCGATCCATCCAGGCGGCCAGCAAGCAGACGTCCGACGCGGTGGAGAAGGTGTGCCGTACGCTCTCCAGCCAGGACAACGCACGCGTTGCCGCGTAG